Part of the Woronichinia naegeliana WA131 genome, TTCATCCCCAATATGAAGAGTTACAACAAGAAGTAAATAAATTAACTAATCAAATTCACGAAATTACCAACGAAAACTTATTTAATCGTCAACTATTAACTTTCTATAAATCTAGTATTGAACAGGAACAGGAACCGTCGCCTAATGAGTTAATTCGATTATACGAAAGCGTTGGAATAGAACTTCCTGGTTTAGTAGTTCGTCGCCTTGAAGATGTAAAAATTTTTCATAACCAAATTATTAAAAATCGTCGTAAATTTTTATCTAATGAAGTTGATCGTCTTGAACGAACTATTATTGATTTAGATAGGATGATTCATTTTAAAACTAATCAGCGAGCTGATAGACTTCAAATATTGCAAACTCATGGAGCTTTAGATGAATATACAAGGCTTCAAGAGTTGTATTTAGAGACTCGCTCTAACCTTAATGATATAAATCGCCGTATTGAAGAATTACGGAAAGTAGAAGAAGGAAAAATTGCCTTAAGAATAAAAAAAGAGCTATTAAAGCAGAAAACCCGCCGAGATTATGAAGAGCGTCATGTTCAAGCAGAACGGGCAATTACTCTATTTAATGAAAACTCACAAGCTCTTTATGATGCACCTGGAACTCTTGCAATTGATCTTGATAGAAATGGCTTTCAATTTAAAGTAGATATTCCACGAGGTCAAAGCGAAGGAATTAGCAAAATGAAAATCTTTTGCTATGATCTGATGCTTGCACAGCTTTGGTCACAACGTGTACCTTCGCCAAATATTCTTATTCATGATAGTACAATTTTTGATGGAGTTGATGAAAGGCAAATTGCTTTAGCGATTGAATTAGCAGCCAAAGAATCACAAAAGCTAGGCTTTACCTATATTTGTATGTTTAATTCTGACATGATTCCCAATGGAGAATTTTCACCAGAATTCGATTTTAATTCTTTTGTTAAATGCACATTAACTGATAATGACGATGGCAACTTACTTGGCATTAATTTTAGTACATAACCACGACTACAACTATAACTATAAAGATATTAAGCTAAAAAATGGCAAAAGATTTATTTCATCAAGCAGTTAAACAAGCCTTAATAAAAGATGGCTGGACAATTACTAACGATCCCTTAACTATTCGGATTGATCGCGTTAAACTTAAAATTGATTTAGGAGCCGAAAAAGTATTTGCTGCTGAAAAAAATGGACAAAAGATAGCAGTAGAAGTTAAAAGCTTTATCAATCCTTCCACGATTAATGATTTCCATAATGCCCTCGGTCAGTTTCTCAATTATCGCCTTGCCTTGCAAATGACAGAATCTGATCGCATTCTTTATTTAGCAGTTCCAATTGATATTTTTAACACCTTTTTTCAGGAACGTTTTACCCAAGCGGTCATTGAACAGTATGACTTGAAAATCCTAGCCTACGACCCCAATATAGAGGAGATTATCACATGGAAAAACTAGCTAAATATCGCCAAATTGTACGCGAATTACTCTCTGCCCATGCCACTACCAATGAACCCAATATTGAATGTCAACTCATTTTTGATACCGAACACGATCACTATCAACTTCTCGATCTAGGTTGGCAAGAATTAAATCGCATTTACGCTTGCTATATTCACCTGGATATTAAAGACGAAAAAATCTGGATTCAACACAACATGACAGAAGCCGATCTCGGTCAAGAATTAGTCGAAAAAGGGGTTCCTCCCACCGATATTATTTTAGGGTTGCATCCTCCCTATAAACGACCTTATACTAATTACGGTGTTGCCTAAAATCAAGATTTTAGAAATGACCCAAAGTAAGACCGTATATTTTAGTTATCATTAAGAAGCAACGTCACAATCAAACTCCTATGAAAACAACCCTTAACCTCAATCAAACCTTTGAACAACTTTGTGAACAGGCGATCGCTACTCGACAACCCGTAGAAATTCAACAGGAAGGGCGCGAAAGTGTTTCTCTGATCCCTACCGCCGAACTTAATAGCCTCCTAGAAACTGCCTATTTGTTCAGTTCTCAGGAAAATGCCGATCGCCTTCTCGATTCCCTTAAACGAGCCAAAGCCAGAAGCAATCAACCCCAAACCTTAGAAACCCTACGCCAGGAGTTCGGACTTGACGAAACCGAAAAAATCCCCGCTTAAACCAGAACGTGAACTGGTCTTTGATATAAATTTTTTAGTTGACCTCAAATACTGGGTAGAAACTGATAGAAAAATCGCCCTACGATTGCTAACTTTAGTGGAAGAAATTCGACGAAATCCCTTTGAAGGAATCGGTAAACCTGAACCCTTAAAATATCGAGATGCTAATGTTTGGTCACGTCGTCTAACCCAGACAGATCGAGTTGTGTATGTTGTTAGTCATGATCGTATTGAATTCTTGCAAGGTCGCTTTCATTACCATGATCAAAACTAACGGGTGACATCTCAATCCTCATGTGTTCTTTATAATAGTAGCCCTTGGCCTGTTTATAAATTGGATCATTTAACTGGTTAATATATTCATCCCAGGTCGCCAAAACCCAAGAATCTGTGCGGGGTTTAACTTGTAAAGTGGTCATTCCTTAATCCTCCTGCAAAAATGATAAATTTTGTTGTCTAGCAAAATTAATAAATCTCTCAATGGGTAATCCGTCCCTTTTATTAGCATGATCTTTCCGCATAAAAACCAACTGCTTGGGTTTGTGCAAATTGCTGCTTGAGTTACGCTAGGGCCATTTCAGGTTTACCATACTGGATAGAAGCATTGCTGATCGTGGAAGCAAAACTGCCGCGAGGACAAGGTTTTCAACAATTAACCCTTATTCTCTCAATATTTGTTCATGTTAGCCCAACACCAAAAAACCTTAGCCCTCCATTGTCAAGGAAAAACCCTGATGGATATTACGGCTAAAGTACAGGAAATCGTCAAAGAGTCTGGTATTCAAACGGGGCTTTGTAGCTTATTTGTTCGTCACACTTCCGCCTCTCTAATTATTCAGGAAAATGCCGATCCCGATGTGTTAGCCGATCTGGCCACCTTTTTTGCCCAACTCGTACCGGAAGATGCCCGTCGCTATCGTCATAGTACAGAAGGGACAGATGATATGCCAGCCCACATTCGCACCGCCTTAACTAAAACATCAGAACAAATCCCGATCGCCAAAGGACGTTTAGTATTAGGAACCTGGCAAGGAATTTATCTCTGGGAACACCGCCAAACCTCCCGTTATCGAGAAATTGTTGTTCATATTAGCGGAGTCTAAATTCTCGACAAAAACGTTATACTGATTAACTCAAGATTTTTAGATTTTTATGCCAACAATTCGAGATTCGGTTCGTCAAACCCCTGGCTACGTTCCTGGAGAACAACCCCAAACAACGGATTACGTTAAACTTAATACAAACGAAAATCCCTATCCACCACCAGCCAATATTTTTGATAGTTTATCGGCCGAATTAGCAAAAGTTCGGCTTTATCCTGATCCAGTTTCTACACAACTAAGACAAGCTGCTGCCCAGGTTTTTCAGGTGTCTCCCACCCAAATTTTAGCGGGAAATGGCTCTGATGATATTCTGAATATTGCCCTCAGAACCTTTGTTGATCCAGGTGAAACCGTTGCTTTTTTAGATTTAACCTATTCTCTCTACGAAACGATCGCCGCAGTGCATGGAGCCGTAATTGAGAAGATCCCGCTTAATGATCAATTTGAGTTAACTGGCCCTGTGATTTGTCCCCAAGCAAAAATAATTTTTCTAGCTTCTCCTAATGCCCCAGTCGGAAAACATTTAAACAGAGAATTTTTACGTCAAACTTGCGCCCAAGCATTAGGCATAGTTTTAATTGATGAGGCTTATATTGACTTTTCTGATCAGGATCACTGGGATTTTATCCAGGAATTTAATAATGTCATTTTATCCCGTACTCTTTCTAAAAGTTATAGTTTAGCGGGAATGCGGGTCGGTTTTGGTATTAGTTCCCCAGAAATCATTCAAGAGATGGATAAGGTGCGAGATTCCTATAATTTGGATCGACTAGCCCAATGTTTAGGAACAGCCGCTTTAGCAGCCACCGAAGACTTTAAACCGATCTGGCAACAAATTCGTCAAACTCGTCAACGCTTAACCCTTGCCTTAGAAAAATTAGACTTTAAGGTGTTACCATCCGATGCTAATTTTGTCCTCGCCTCTCCCCAATGGATAGGGGCCTTTGATCTTTATCAGCAATTGAAAGCCCAAAAGGTATTAGTCCGTTATTTTAAGCATCCTCGTATTTTGGATTATGTACGTATTTCGATCGGAACTGAGTCCGAAACTGACCAATTATTAACGGCGATCGCTGCCATTCAACAGGATTATCTTAACTCATCAAAAGGCTGATATTAATGTCAAGCTTAATTAATTACTCTGTGCAAAAACGTTTAGAATTAGCTCATATTTTGGCTGATTTATCCGGTGAAATCATTCGTCATTATTTTCGGCGATCGCATCTGCAAGCGGAGACTAAATTGGGCGAAAGTTCTGCCATTGTCACCATTGCCGATCAGGAAGCAGAACAAGTGATGGTGGATCGTTTATTACAGGATTTTCCTGACGATGGTGTCATTCGAGAGGAAGGAGAAAACAAAACTTCCCAAAGTGGTTATTCCTGGGTAATCGATCCCATTGATGGCACATCTGCTTTTGTCAAAGGCTTACCGATTTTTGGCACATTAATTGGGCTAATTGATCACCAAAATAATCCTCTCTTGGGAATTGCCAATCAACCGATTACACTGGAACGTTGGCAAGGAATACACGGTGCAAAAAGTCTGTTTCAGAATCAATGTCTAGAGAATCATTACGCTCAGGAAAGTCACTGGTCTTTAGCAGAAGCTTGTCTCGCCTCAACGACACCCTTAATGTTTATCACCTCTCGTCAACAAAGAATCGCTAATCAACTTCAGCAAATCTGTAAACGTACCGCTTTTGGAGGAGATTGTTATAATTATTTATCGCTGGCGGCGGGCTGGACAGCAATGCCTTTAATTATCTTAGAATCGGACATGAAATACTATGATTTTTGTGCCTTGATTCCGATTATTGAAGGCAGTGGTGCTATCATTAGTGATTGGCAAGGTCAACCCTTAAATCCACAATCTACCGAAGTTTTAGCCACCGCCAATGCTCATTTACATCAAGCTGTTTTAGCGGTGATTAAAAAGGCTGAAAGTCATAATTATGATTCCGCCTAAGTTGCTTGCTAGGGGGAAATTTGTTAGCTTGCCAAAAGAAAAGCTAGGGGTGGAATCAAGCAGCCGATTATCCCTAGCCTTCTATCTACAATCTGGTGAATTTCTTGGAATTCAGGAAACAGAGCCTAACTCGCTTTTGGGACTAAATTGAGGAAAGCATCAAAATCTTTCAGAGCTTCTTTGTATTGGATTGCCGCCTGAGCAACTAAACGTTCTTTTGCCGTCGCATCTAATCGTTCTAGGTGACTAAAGACCTCACGGGCTAATTCCGTCGCCGCATCCTGATCCTTGGGTAAGAGAGAACGCGAGAAGCCCAACATATCGGCTCGCAGATGACCCAGGGGGCCATGCAGGAGAGTGATGGTATCTACCCAATTCTGCTCAGAAAGTAAGGTTCCGAGGGTTGTCATTTGTTCCCGTGCTGCTTCAATCGGTTGAACATAGACCTGAAGTTGGGCAATTTTCTCAGGGGAATAGGTGGTAGGAATTTCTACCTGGGGGCCACTACAGCTAACCAAGAGGGTGGTGGCGAGAACAAGTATTAAAGAAAGAAGAGAACGAAAAAATTTCATGGTAGTGGTTTAAGAACTGTAATCAGGATAGAAGAAAGTTTGTCTCTTGGAATCTCAAGACGTGCTTCTTTCATAGTATCTGTGACAGGTTCCCAACTGGCAACTACTTTGAGATTTGGCTCTCTCTAGGGAGAATCGGCGATCGCGATTTAAATAATTGCCTTTATTTTGGTTTAGATGATTTCTGTGAAATAGAGTACCTAAGACAGAAAAAGATAGAGTCTTTGGTAACTTGATCGGGGCTAATGTAACCGCACTGCGCACCGCCCTCGATCACCATATTACAAACGGTCATGTGTTCTTCTCTAAAAGCTTTTATAATAAGGGGCTTAAGCCCCTTGCCTGTGTGCGTTCAGATGACGAACATTCTTAAATCTATTCAAAGGGAGACGGCTGATCAATTACCTCATGCCAAGGCAAACCCAAGGGGCCAAGTAATTCCATAAAAGGATCGGGATCAAACTCTTCCACATTGTAAACCCCTGGCTTTTGCCATAAACCTTTGATCAGCATCAAAGCTCCGATCGCAGCCGGAACACCAGTTGTATAGGAAATTGCCTGGGAACCCACTTCTTGATAACAAGCGGCATGGTCACAGTTATTGTAAACATAATACTGCTTAAGTTTGCCATCTTTAATACCTTGAATGTGACAACCAATCGAAGTCTGGCCCGAATAATTTTCAGCCAAAGAAGCGGGTTCGGGTAAAACTGCTTTTAGAAACTGTAAAGGCACAATTTTTTGACCTTTATATTCCACTTCATCAATGCGAGTCATCCCCACTGCTTCAAGAACTCGTAAATGGGTAATATAAGCCTCAGAAAAGGTCATCCAAAAACGGGCTCTTTTCAGACCAGGAATATTTTTTGCTAAAGATTCCAGCTCTTCGTGATAGAGCAAATAAGATTCTTTTTCGCCAATTTCTGGATAGGGAATCGGTCGATGAATCGACAAAGGCTCCACTTCAATCCATTGACCATTTTCGTAGTAACGACCTTTTTGCGTAATTTCTCGAATATTAATTTCTGGATTAAAATTCGTTGCAAAGGCTTGACCGTGACTCCCTGCATTACAGTCAACAATATCCAGATAATGAATTTCATCAAAATAATGTTTGAGGGCATAGGCCGTGAAAACGCCTGTAACACCTGGATCGAACCCACAACCGAGAATGGCAGTCAAACCCGCTTCCCTAAAACGCTCTTGGTAGGCCCACTGCCAATGATATTCAAACTTAGCGATATCAGGCGGTTCGTAATTAGCCGTATCTAAATAGTTAACTTTTGCCGCCAGACAAGCATCCATTAACGCTAAATCCTGATAGGGTAAGGCCACATTAATGAGCAAATCCGGTTTAAAAGATTCTAAAAGTGCTACGGTTTCGCTCACCTGATCCGCGTTGAGGGCAGCCGTTTTCACTTTGTTTGAACCAATATGGGCCGCAATTTGATCACATTTTGCGACGGTTCGACTCGCTAAGAGAATTTCCGTAAACTCAGGCTGGGAAGCACACTTATGGGCAACGACGCTACCCACACCTCCGGCACCTACAATCATTACTTTGGCCATGCTGCTTCCTAAGATGTAAATCCACTAGGATTATAAAACTTCACCCAGTTTATAGCCAAACCCTGAGCCACAAAAATTGCAGTAACAATTTCCTAGAGTAAGCCGACGAAATGAAGCGGGCCACGGCCACTAATCAGTTCAATTAACAAAGCAATAAAACCCAGCATGGCTAAACGGCCATTCCAGACTTCAGCCGCCGTCGTTAGTCCCCATTCCCAACGCTCCTGGGGATACATCTTCATATTTTTCTTGGGATGAGCAACACAGTCAAAGGTACAAGAGGGGTTCGCCAAGGCCGAATCCACCATTTGTGCGAGGGCATCAATAAAGAGAGGATGGGTATTCAGGGCTGGAACCCGTTGAAAATTATGGATACCTGCCTCCTCTGCCACTTCCCGATACTCGATATCAATTTCCTGTAAGGTTTCGATATGTTCTGAGACAAAACTGATGGGAACCACGAGGAGATTCTCAATGCCCTGTTCTCCTAATTCCTGTAGGGCATCTTCTGTATAGGGTTTGAGCCATTCTACGGGACCGACCCGACTTTGATAGGCCAGGGTATAAGCATTGGGACGGTTGAGGGTTTGCATGATCAAACGAGTGCAGGCCTCAATTTCCTGTTGGTAGGGATCTCCTGCTTCATCTACATAACTTTGGGGTACTCCGTGAGCACTAAAGAAAATATGGGCATCGTCAGGGTGGGGAAATTTGGGAAGTTCCTGAGCAATTAAATCTGCCATCGCTCGGAGATAGCCAGGGTGGTCGTACCAGGACGGTACAAGGGTATAGTCCACTTGACGGAGGCTTGGATCTTGATTCCACATTTCTTCCAACACCCGAAAACTAGAACCACTAGTACTAATGGAAAAGTGAGGATAGAGGGGCAGAACAACTAAGCGTTGAATGCGATCGCGTTTAATCTGGGCAATAGCCTCTTCAGTAAAGGGGTGCCAATAACGCATCCCAATATAAATTTTGGCATCCTGACCAATTTCTGTTAGACGCTGCTCTAAGGCTTCTCCCTGGGCTTCCGTAATTTGCAACAAAGGAGAACCACCACCAATCTGTTCGTAATTGGCTTGAGACTTACTAGCCCGTAGAGTAGAGATCAGCCAAGCTAGGGGTTTTTGCAACCAGGGAAAAGGAAGCCGAATAATTTCTGGATCGGAAAAGAGATTAAATAGAAAGGGACGGACATCCTCAAGTTTCTCTGGCCCCCCTAAATTGAGCAGCAATACCCCAACACGACCCATAGCTTTATATTAATGAGAAAGTTTTTCAGATTCTTTACCAAGTGTAACAATTATAGGGGAAAAAGCGAGGAGATTTCCTAACGAACCTCACAATTCAAGAAGGACTGTATCAATGGCAACGATTTTTAGAATCTGGAGCTATCAATATCCCTGGTTATATGCGATCATCTCTCGGTTAGCAACCCTGGGTGTGGGCGGCGAAAACCGTTTCCATCAATTACCGTTACAGGGCTTAACCTTGAACCCTGAGACCTGCATACTCGATCTCTGCTGTGGTGGTGGCCAAGCCACTCAGTTTTTAGTTCAAAAATCTCAAAAAGTAACAGGTTTAGATGCCTCTCCAGTGGCCTTAAAAAGAGCCGCCCTGATCGTACCGCAAGGGGGATCAATCCGCACTTACGCAGGAGGTCTAATGAAGGTGTTTTTCTGTTATAAATCCCACATTCCGCAGGTTGTCGAAGAGGAACACTAGTTCACGCGAGCTAGTATCGGTACTTGTGCATTGATTTCGGGCAAGGATAAAAAATGTCAATAAAGTTCTAAAATGGAGTCTTGTCTTAGATAGAATCAACAGTAAAAATGAATAACCTAAATATTAAAGACCTCGACCACTTAGGAATCGTAGCGGGAATTATAGATGAAATGGGTTTAGTAGAAATTATCGATGAGGAAGTGGGAACTCATCCTCAAGAAAAGCTCAGTGTAGGTACAATAGTA contains:
- a CDS encoding XisH family protein, whose amino-acid sequence is MAKDLFHQAVKQALIKDGWTITNDPLTIRIDRVKLKIDLGAEKVFAAEKNGQKIAVEVKSFINPSTINDFHNALGQFLNYRLALQMTESDRILYLAVPIDIFNTFFQERFTQAVIEQYDLKILAYDPNIEEIITWKN
- a CDS encoding XisI protein codes for the protein MEKLAKYRQIVRELLSAHATTNEPNIECQLIFDTEHDHYQLLDLGWQELNRIYACYIHLDIKDEKIWIQHNMTEADLGQELVEKGVPPTDIILGLHPPYKRPYTNYGVA
- the hemH gene encoding ferrochelatase, yielding MGRVGVLLLNLGGPEKLEDVRPFLFNLFSDPEIIRLPFPWLQKPLAWLISTLRASKSQANYEQIGGGSPLLQITEAQGEALEQRLTEIGQDAKIYIGMRYWHPFTEEAIAQIKRDRIQRLVVLPLYPHFSISTSGSSFRVLEEMWNQDPSLRQVDYTLVPSWYDHPGYLRAMADLIAQELPKFPHPDDAHIFFSAHGVPQSYVDEAGDPYQQEIEACTRLIMQTLNRPNAYTLAYQSRVGPVEWLKPYTEDALQELGEQGIENLLVVPISFVSEHIETLQEIDIEYREVAEEAGIHNFQRVPALNTHPLFIDALAQMVDSALANPSCTFDCVAHPKKNMKMYPQERWEWGLTTAAEVWNGRLAMLGFIALLIELISGRGPLHFVGLL
- a CDS encoding DUF2326 domain-containing protein, coding for MINSVFANKDSFKTVYFTPGLNVVLADRTETSSVRDSRNGVGKSTLIEIIHFCLGANPNKKAGFTVSSLRGWSFGLNLTLRDQETVVVRGIDDPSKVIIQRGDVSEWPVRASVEDGETIFRIDDWKTVLGFLVFNLSISEERKFVPTFRSLISYFIRPGKDSFSTPFEFFPKQSAWMKQVYNTFLLGLAWEDARDWQQLQEEEKLLDSLKQLKNSNNTGVVTRIFGSLGDLEATKIRLEQELSRKGNALGNFRVHPQYEELQQEVNKLTNQIHEITNENLFNRQLLTFYKSSIEQEQEPSPNELIRLYESVGIELPGLVVRRLEDVKIFHNQIIKNRRKFLSNEVDRLERTIIDLDRMIHFKTNQRADRLQILQTHGALDEYTRLQELYLETRSNLNDINRRIEELRKVEEGKIALRIKKELLKQKTRRDYEERHVQAERAITLFNENSQALYDAPGTLAIDLDRNGFQFKVDIPRGQSEGISKMKIFCYDLMLAQLWSQRVPSPNILIHDSTIFDGVDERQIALAIELAAKESQKLGFTYICMFNSDMIPNGEFSPEFDFNSFVKCTLTDNDDGNLLGINFST
- a CDS encoding secondary thiamine-phosphate synthase enzyme YjbQ, which translates into the protein MLAQHQKTLALHCQGKTLMDITAKVQEIVKESGIQTGLCSLFVRHTSASLIIQENADPDVLADLATFFAQLVPEDARRYRHSTEGTDDMPAHIRTALTKTSEQIPIAKGRLVLGTWQGIYLWEHRQTSRYREIVVHISGV
- a CDS encoding type II toxin-antitoxin system Phd/YefM family antitoxin, with product MKTTLNLNQTFEQLCEQAIATRQPVEIQQEGRESVSLIPTAELNSLLETAYLFSSQENADRLLDSLKRAKARSNQPQTLETLRQEFGLDETEKIPA
- a CDS encoding saccharopine dehydrogenase family protein, with the translated sequence MAKVMIVGAGGVGSVVAHKCASQPEFTEILLASRTVAKCDQIAAHIGSNKVKTAALNADQVSETVALLESFKPDLLINVALPYQDLALMDACLAAKVNYLDTANYEPPDIAKFEYHWQWAYQERFREAGLTAILGCGFDPGVTGVFTAYALKHYFDEIHYLDIVDCNAGSHGQAFATNFNPEINIREITQKGRYYENGQWIEVEPLSIHRPIPYPEIGEKESYLLYHEELESLAKNIPGLKRARFWMTFSEAYITHLRVLEAVGMTRIDEVEYKGQKIVPLQFLKAVLPEPASLAENYSGQTSIGCHIQGIKDGKLKQYYVYNNCDHAACYQEVGSQAISYTTGVPAAIGALMLIKGLWQKPGVYNVEEFDPDPFMELLGPLGLPWHEVIDQPSPFE
- a CDS encoding inositol monophosphatase family protein gives rise to the protein MSSLINYSVQKRLELAHILADLSGEIIRHYFRRSHLQAETKLGESSAIVTIADQEAEQVMVDRLLQDFPDDGVIREEGENKTSQSGYSWVIDPIDGTSAFVKGLPIFGTLIGLIDHQNNPLLGIANQPITLERWQGIHGAKSLFQNQCLENHYAQESHWSLAEACLASTTPLMFITSRQQRIANQLQQICKRTAFGGDCYNYLSLAAGWTAMPLIILESDMKYYDFCALIPIIEGSGAIISDWQGQPLNPQSTEVLATANAHLHQAVLAVIKKAESHNYDSA
- the psbQ gene encoding photosystem II protein PsbQ yields the protein MKFFRSLLSLILVLATTLLVSCSGPQVEIPTTYSPEKIAQLQVYVQPIEAAREQMTTLGTLLSEQNWVDTITLLHGPLGHLRADMLGFSRSLLPKDQDAATELAREVFSHLERLDATAKERLVAQAAIQYKEALKDFDAFLNLVPKAS
- a CDS encoding Txe/YoeB family addiction module toxin gives rise to the protein MTKPKKSPLKPERELVFDINFLVDLKYWVETDRKIALRLLTLVEEIRRNPFEGIGKPEPLKYRDANVWSRRLTQTDRVVYVVSHDRIEFLQGRFHYHDQN
- the hisC gene encoding histidinol-phosphate transaminase; its protein translation is MPTIRDSVRQTPGYVPGEQPQTTDYVKLNTNENPYPPPANIFDSLSAELAKVRLYPDPVSTQLRQAAAQVFQVSPTQILAGNGSDDILNIALRTFVDPGETVAFLDLTYSLYETIAAVHGAVIEKIPLNDQFELTGPVICPQAKIIFLASPNAPVGKHLNREFLRQTCAQALGIVLIDEAYIDFSDQDHWDFIQEFNNVILSRTLSKSYSLAGMRVGFGISSPEIIQEMDKVRDSYNLDRLAQCLGTAALAATEDFKPIWQQIRQTRQRLTLALEKLDFKVLPSDANFVLASPQWIGAFDLYQQLKAQKVLVRYFKHPRILDYVRISIGTESETDQLLTAIAAIQQDYLNSSKG